In a genomic window of Epinephelus fuscoguttatus linkage group LG23, E.fuscoguttatus.final_Chr_v1:
- the LOC125884265 gene encoding tenascin-like isoform X2, whose amino-acid sequence MSAGSFLWIGLHREKLWSDGSSSLFRHWANGQPDFSAGECVTTAFNDSGRWSDDNCFLSFPFICYETTPLNAESFRSTGQDETSITLQWNKVNNNVSFILQFNGTQINIPAPDGDGPVTHTVSSLTAGTKYTFTLFSVFDNVRSSGLNITAVTAPPNAESFRSTGQDETSITLQWNKVNNNVSFILQFNGTQINISAPDGDGPVTHTVSSLTAGIKYTFTLFSVFENIRSSGLNITAVTAPLNAESFRSTGQDETSITLQWNKVNNNVSFILQFNGTQINIPAPDGDGPVTHTVSSLTAGTTYTFTLFSVFENVRSSGLNITAVTAPPNAESFRSTGQDETSITLQWNKVNNNVSFILQFNGTQINISAPDGDGPVTHTVSSLTAGTKYTFTLFSVFENIRSSGLNITAVTAPENLESFRSTGQDETSITLQWNKVNNNVSFILQFNGTQINIPAPDGDGPVTHTVSSLTAGTKYTFTLFSVFDNVRSSGLNITAVTAPLNAGNFRSTGQDETSITLQWNKVNNNVSFILQFNGTQINIPAPDGDGPVTHTVSSLTAGTKYTFTLFSVFENIRSSGLNITAVTAPLNAESFRSTGQDETSITLQWNKVNNNVSFILQFNGTQINIPAPDGDGPVTHTVSSLTAGTKYTFTLFSVFDNVRSSGLNITAVTAPPNAESFRSTGQDETSITLQWNKVNNNVSFILQFNGTQINIPAPDGDGPVTHTVSSLTAGTKYTFTLFSMFDNVRSSGLNITAVTAPANLESFRSTGQDETSITLQWNKVNNNVSFILQFNGTQINIPAPDGDGPVTHTVSSLTAGTKYTFTLFSVFDNVRSSGLNITAVTAPLNAGNFRSTGQDETSITLQWNKVNNNVSFILQFNGTQINIPAPDGDGPVTHTVSSLTAGTKYTFTLFSVFDNVRSSGLNITAVTAPLNAGNFRSTGQDETSITLQWNKVNNNVSFILQFNGTQINISAPDGDGPVTHTVSSLTAGTKYTFTLFSMFENVRSSGLNITAVTAPLNAESFRSTGQDETSITLQWNKVNNNVSFILQFNGTQINIPAPDGDGPVTHTVSSLTAGTKYTFTLFSVFDNVRSSGLNITAVTAPLNAGNFRSTGQDETSITLQWNKVNNNVSFILQFNGTQINISAPDGDGPVTHTVSSLTAGTKYTFTLFSVFENIRSSGLNITAVTAPLNAESFRSTGQDETSITLQWNKVNNNVSFILQFNGTQINISAPDGDGPVTHTVSSLTAGTKYTFTLFSVFENIRSSGLNITAVTGKICHYINLFLTRHNTVVLFYTCQYTI is encoded by the exons ATGTCAGCTGGCAGCTTTTTGTGGATCGGTCTGCACCGGGAAAAGCTGTGGTCTGACGGGAGCTCCTCTCTGTTTCGACACTGGGCCAACGGACAGCCAGACTTTAGCGCAGGGGAATGTGTAACTACAGCGTTCAACGACTCAGGGCGGTGGTCAGATGATAACTGTTTCCTCAGTTTCCCATTCATCTGTTACGAAACAA CTCCTCTAAATGCAGAAAGCTTCAGATCAACAGGACAAGATGAGACCAGTATCACTCTGCAGTGGAATAAAGTCAACAACAATGTCAGCTTTATTCTCCAGTTTAATGGTACACAGATAAACATCCCTGCACCAGATGGAGATGGACCAGTAACTCACACAGTCTCATCTCTCACTGCTGGAACTAAATACACAttcactctcttctctgtgtttgacAACGTCAGAAGCAGTGGACTAAACATTACTGCAGTCACTG ctCCTCCAAATGCAGAAAGCTTCAGATCAACAGGACAAGATGAGACCAGTATCACTCTGCAGTGGAATAAAGTCAACAACAATGTCAGCTTTATTCTCCAGTTTAATGGTACACAGATAAACATCAGTGCACCAGATGGAGATGGACCAGTAACTCACACAGTCTCATCTCTCACTGCTGGaattaaatacacattcactctcttctctgtgtttgagaACATCAGAAGCAGTGGACTAAACATTACTGCAGTCACTG CTCCTCTAAATGCAGAAAGCTTCAGATCAACAGGACAAGATGAGACCAGTATCACTCTGCAATGGAATAAAGTCAACAACAATGTCAGCTTTATTCTCCAGTTTAATGGCACACAGATAAACATCCCTGCACCAGATGGAGATGGACCAGTAACTCACACAGTCTCATCTCTCACTGCTGGAACTACATATACAttcactctcttctctgtgtttgagaACGTCAGAAGCAGTGGACTAAACATTACTGCAGTCACTG CTCCTCCAAATGCAGAAAGCTTCAGATCAACAGGACAAGATGAGACCAGTATCACTCTGCAGTGGAATAAAGTCAACAACAATGTCAGCTTTATTCTCCAGTTTAATGGTACACAGATAAACATCAGTGCACCAGATGGAGATGGACCAGTAACTCACACAGTCTCATCTCTCACTGCTGGAACTAAATACACAttcactctcttctctgtgtttgagaACATCAGAAGCAGTGGACTAAACATTACTGCAGTCACTG CTCCTGAAAATCTAGAAAGCTTCAGATCAACAGGACAAGATGAGACCAGTATCACTCTGCAGTGGAATAAAGTCAACAACAATGTCAGCTTTATTCTCCAGTTTAATGGTACACAGATAAACATCCCTGCACCAGATGGAGATGGACCAGTAACTCACACAGTCTCATCTCTCACTGCTGGAACTAAATACACAttcactctcttctctgtgtttgacAACGTCAGAAGCAGTGGACTAAATATTACTGCAGTCACTG cTCCTCTAAATGCAGGAAACTTCAGATCAACAGGACAAGATGAGACCAGTATCACTCTGCAATGGAATAAAGTCAACAACAATGTCAGCTTTATTCTCCAGTTTAATGGTACACAGATAAACATCCCTGCACCAGATGGAGATGGACCAGTAACTCACACAGTCTCATCTCTCACTGCTGGAACTAAATACACAttcactctcttctctgtgtttgagaACATCAGAAGCAGTGGACTAAACATCACTGCAGTCACTG CTCCTCTAAATGCAGAAAGCTTCAGATCAACAGGACAAGATGAGACCAGTATCACTCTGCAGTGGAATAAAGTCAACAACAATGTCAGCTTTATTCTCCAGTTTAATGGCACACAGATAAACATCCCTGCACCAGATGGAGATGGACCAGTAACTCACACAGTCTCATCTCTCACTGCTGGAACTAAATACACAttcactctcttctctgtgtttgacAACGTCAGAAGCAGTGGACTAAACATTACTGCAGTCACTG CTCCTCCAAATGCAGAAAGCTTCAGATCAACAGGACAAGATGAGACCAGTATCACTCTGCAGTGGAATAAAGTCAACAACAATGTCAGCTTTATTCTCCAGTTTAATGGTACACAGATAAACATCCCTGCACCAGATGGAGATGGGCCAGTAACTCACACAGTCTCATCTCTCACTGCTGGAACTAAATACACATTCACTCTCTTCTCTATGTTTGACAACGTCAGAAGCAGTGGACTGAACATTACTGCAGTCACTG cTCCTGCAAACCTAGAAAGCTTCAGATCAACAGGACAAGATGAGACCAGTATCACTCTGCAGTGGAATAAAGTCAACAACAATGTCAGCTTTATTCTCCAGTTTAATGGTACACAGATAAACATCCCTGCACCAGATGGAGATGGACCAGTAACTCACACAGTCTCATCTCTCACTGCTGGAACTAAATACACAttcactctcttctctgtgtttgacAACGTCAGAAGCAGTGGACTAAATATTACTGCAGTCACTG CTCCTCTAAATGCAGGAAACTTCAGATCAACAGGACAAGATGAGACCAGTATCACTCTGCAGTGGAATAAAGTCAACAACAATGTCAGCTTTATTCTCCAGTTTAATGGTACACAGATAAACATCCCTGCACCAGATGGAGATGGACCAGTAACTCACACAGTCTCATCTCTCACTGCTGGAACTAAATACACAttcactctcttctctgtgtttgacAACGTCAGAAGCAGTGGACTAAATATTACTGCAGTCACTG cTCCTCTAAATGCAGGAAACTTCAGATCAACAGGACAAGATGAGACCAGTATCACTCTGCAGTGGAATAAAGTCAACAACAATGTCAGCTTTATTCTCCAGTTTAATGGCACACAGATAAACATCAGTGCACCAGATGGAGATGGACCAGTAACTCACACAGTCTCATCTCTCACTGCTGGAACTAAATACACATTCACTCTCTTCTCTATGTTTGAGAATGTCAGAAGCAGTGGACTAAACATCACTGCAGTCACTG CTCCTCTAAATGCAGAAAGCTTCAGATCAACAGGACAAGATGAGACCAGTATCACTCTGCAGTGGAATAAAGTCAACAACAATGTCAGCTTTATTCTCCAGTTTAATGGCACACAGATAAACATCCCTGCACCAGATGGAGATGGACCAGTAACTCACACAGTCTCATCTCTCACTGCTGGAACTAAATACACAttcactctcttctctgtgtttgacAACGTCAGAAGCAGTGGACTAAATATTACTGCAGTCACTG cTCCTCTAAATGCAGGAAACTTCAGATCAACAGGACAAGATGAGACCAGTATCACTCTGCAGTGGAATAAAGTCAACAACAATGTCAGCTTTATTCTCCAGTTTAATGGCACACAGATAAACATCAGTGCACCAGATGGAGATGGACCAGTAACTCACACAGTCTCATCTCTCACTGCTGGAACTAAATACACAttcactctcttctctgtgtttgagaACATCAGAAGCAGTGGACTAAACATTACTGCAGTCACTG CTCCTCTAAATGCAGAAAGCTTCAGATCAACAGGACAAGATGAGACCAGTATCACTCTGCAGTGGAATAAAGTCAACAACAATGTCAGCTTTATTCTCCAGTTTAATGGCACACAGATAAACATCAGTGCACCAGATGGAGATGGACCAGTAACTCACACAGTCTCATCTCTCACTGCTGGAACTAAATACACAttcactctcttctctgtgtttgagaACATCAGAAGCAGTGGACTAAACATTACTGCAGTCACTGGTAAGATATGTCACTACATCAATTTGTTTTTAACCCGGCATAACACTGTTGTCCTCTTTTATACCTGCCAATATACTATATGA